One region of Microbacterium rhizosphaerae genomic DNA includes:
- a CDS encoding 1-phosphofructokinase family hexose kinase, whose protein sequence is MIVTLTANPSLDRTIVLEAPLRPGEVQAALESREDAGGKGINVARVVAAADVPTMAVLPLDEADPYVGALRATRVPNRAVLVAGNARANVTITDPEGVTTKLNLPGTQLTEEECGKVIAAVVDECEGAAWLAIAGSLPPGVSDGFYVDVILAVRERWGDKAPRIAVDTSGAALAAVVERGYPDLIKPNDDELAELTGVDIPDGDEHIEAVLPVARRLVPSAVGAALVTLGARGAVLVTADGAWAATPPKIQVVSTVGAGDSSLAGYLLADIEGAPPAERLSRSMLYGAAAASLAGTQAPTPHQLPTGEVHTTPLS, encoded by the coding sequence ATGATCGTCACACTCACCGCCAACCCGTCGCTCGATCGCACGATCGTCCTCGAGGCGCCGCTGCGTCCGGGCGAGGTGCAGGCGGCCCTCGAGTCCCGGGAGGATGCCGGCGGTAAGGGCATCAACGTCGCCCGCGTCGTCGCCGCCGCCGACGTCCCTACCATGGCCGTGCTGCCGCTCGACGAGGCCGATCCGTACGTGGGCGCCCTGCGGGCGACGCGCGTGCCGAACCGCGCCGTCCTGGTGGCCGGCAACGCGCGCGCCAACGTCACGATCACCGATCCCGAGGGCGTCACGACCAAGCTCAACCTTCCCGGCACGCAGCTGACCGAGGAGGAGTGCGGGAAGGTCATCGCCGCCGTGGTCGACGAGTGCGAGGGAGCCGCGTGGCTCGCGATCGCCGGCTCCCTGCCCCCGGGCGTGAGCGACGGCTTCTACGTCGACGTCATCCTGGCGGTCCGTGAGCGGTGGGGAGACAAGGCTCCTCGCATCGCCGTCGACACCTCCGGCGCGGCCCTCGCCGCCGTGGTCGAGCGCGGATACCCCGACCTCATCAAGCCCAACGACGACGAACTCGCAGAGCTCACCGGAGTCGACATCCCCGACGGCGACGAGCACATCGAGGCGGTGCTGCCCGTCGCACGCCGGCTGGTGCCCTCCGCGGTCGGCGCCGCGCTCGTGACCCTCGGCGCCCGCGGCGCCGTACTCGTCACGGCCGACGGCGCATGGGCGGCGACACCGCCGAAGATCCAGGTCGTCAGCACCGTCGGGGCCGGCGACAGCTCGCTCGCGGGCTACCTGCTCGCCGACATCGAGGGCGCCCCGCCGGCGGAGCGCCTTTCTCGGTCGATGCTCTACGGCGCGGCCGCAGCATCCCTCGCCGGAACCCAAGCCCCCACCCCGCACCAGCTGCCCACGGGCGAGGTGCACACCACCCCGCTCAGCTGA
- a CDS encoding cysteine hydrolase family protein, giving the protein MSRLLLIVDIQRDYFPGGRNPLVEPDAAADAASRLLSAFRAEGSPVVHVMHVWEAPDAAFFAPGTPGVEIDPRVAPRHGEPLVVKAFPNAFRETDLGDRLRAAAPDELVIVGMMSSMCVDATVRAAADLGYTVTVAHDACAAPDLAFGDTVVPGAQVHAAFMAALADSYAHVASVDDIV; this is encoded by the coding sequence GTGTCCCGACTCCTGCTCATCGTCGACATCCAGCGCGACTACTTCCCCGGCGGGCGCAACCCGCTCGTGGAACCGGATGCGGCGGCCGACGCCGCATCCCGCCTGCTCTCCGCCTTCCGCGCGGAGGGCTCGCCCGTCGTGCACGTCATGCACGTGTGGGAAGCGCCGGATGCTGCATTCTTCGCGCCGGGGACCCCGGGCGTGGAGATCGATCCGCGCGTGGCCCCACGGCACGGCGAGCCGCTCGTGGTGAAGGCGTTCCCCAACGCGTTCCGCGAGACCGACCTCGGCGACCGCCTGCGCGCGGCCGCGCCCGACGAGCTCGTCATCGTGGGCATGATGTCCTCCATGTGCGTGGACGCCACGGTCCGGGCGGCCGCCGACCTCGGCTACACCGTGACGGTCGCCCATGACGCCTGCGCGGCTCCCGACCTCGCCTTCGGCGACACGGTCGTGCCGGGAGCCCAGGTGCACGCGGCGTTCATGGCCGCACTCGCCGACAGCTACGCACACGTCGCGTCGGTCGACGACATCGTCTGA
- a CDS encoding amidohydrolase yields MPYADLVFTGGPVFTADTVRSRASAVAVSGGRIVAVGHDLGDLIGPSTEVVDLAGRLLIPGFQDAHVHPVWGGLDMLRCNLAPFETQAEYLDAIADYSASHPDDEWLLGGGWSMSAFPGGTPTAQALDRVVADRPAFLPNRDGHGAWVNSAALRRAGIDRDTPDPADGRIERDADGTPTGTLHEGAMTLVNRLLPVEPPSRLVDALLEGQRYLHSYGITAWQDAIVGSYGDAGDPGPAYLAAAASGRLTARVVGAIWWDRSAGLEQIPSLVERRERYRGGRFVATSIKVMQDGVAENFTASMLEPYCDGHGHPTDNSGISFVDPEILNEAVPRLDALGFQVHFHAIGDRAVRQCLDAVEHAIARNGRNDNRHHIAHLQVVHPDDIHRFRTLGVAANMQSLWAALEPQMVDLTLPFLGSPRDAWQYPFGALQRSGAVLAAGSDWSVSSPNPLAAIHTAVNRKAAPEYADAEYDSFLPEQAIDLTTSLTAYTAGSAWVNHLDDVTGTIEAGKFADLVVLDRDPFAGPPEEIASTAVLQTFVEGERVYAG; encoded by the coding sequence ATGCCCTACGCGGATCTCGTCTTCACCGGCGGCCCCGTCTTCACCGCCGACACCGTGCGCTCGCGCGCCTCTGCCGTCGCCGTATCGGGCGGGCGCATCGTGGCCGTCGGGCACGACCTCGGCGACCTGATCGGTCCCTCGACCGAGGTCGTCGATCTGGCCGGGCGCCTGCTCATCCCCGGCTTCCAGGACGCGCATGTCCATCCCGTCTGGGGCGGGCTGGACATGCTGCGGTGCAACCTCGCGCCGTTCGAGACGCAGGCGGAGTACCTCGACGCGATCGCGGACTACTCGGCATCCCACCCGGACGACGAGTGGCTGCTCGGCGGCGGCTGGTCGATGTCGGCCTTCCCGGGCGGGACGCCCACCGCGCAGGCCCTCGACAGGGTCGTCGCGGACCGCCCGGCATTCCTGCCCAACCGCGACGGGCACGGCGCGTGGGTGAACTCGGCTGCGCTGCGCCGCGCCGGCATCGACCGGGACACCCCGGACCCGGCGGACGGACGCATCGAGCGGGATGCCGACGGCACCCCGACCGGCACCCTCCACGAGGGCGCGATGACCCTCGTCAACCGCCTTCTCCCCGTGGAGCCGCCGTCGCGGCTGGTCGACGCCCTCCTCGAGGGTCAGCGCTACCTGCACTCGTACGGGATCACCGCGTGGCAGGACGCCATCGTCGGATCGTACGGGGATGCCGGCGACCCCGGTCCCGCGTATCTGGCGGCCGCGGCATCCGGGCGGCTCACGGCCCGGGTGGTCGGCGCGATCTGGTGGGACCGCTCGGCCGGGCTCGAGCAGATCCCGTCGCTCGTCGAGCGCCGCGAGCGCTACCGCGGCGGTCGGTTCGTCGCCACCTCGATCAAGGTCATGCAGGACGGCGTCGCGGAGAACTTCACGGCCTCGATGCTCGAGCCCTACTGCGACGGCCACGGGCACCCGACCGACAACTCAGGAATCTCGTTCGTCGATCCCGAGATCCTGAACGAGGCCGTTCCGCGACTGGACGCCCTCGGATTCCAGGTGCACTTCCACGCCATCGGCGACCGGGCGGTGCGGCAGTGCCTGGACGCCGTCGAGCACGCGATCGCGCGCAACGGGCGCAACGACAACCGCCACCACATCGCGCACCTGCAGGTGGTGCACCCCGACGACATCCACCGGTTCCGCACGCTGGGAGTCGCCGCCAACATGCAATCGCTGTGGGCCGCGCTCGAGCCGCAGATGGTGGATCTGACGCTGCCGTTCCTCGGCTCCCCCCGCGATGCGTGGCAGTACCCCTTCGGCGCCCTGCAGCGCTCCGGTGCCGTGCTCGCGGCAGGCAGCGACTGGTCGGTCTCATCGCCCAATCCGCTCGCCGCGATCCACACCGCCGTCAACCGCAAGGCCGCGCCGGAGTACGCCGATGCCGAGTACGACTCATTCCTGCCCGAGCAGGCGATCGACCTCACGACCTCGCTGACGGCCTACACGGCGGGCTCGGCGTGGGTGAATCACCTCGACGACGTCACGGGAACAATCGAGGCGGGCAAGTTCGCCGACCTCGTCGTGCTCGACCGCGACCCCTTCGCCGGGCCACCCGAAGAGATCGCGTCGACCGCGGTGCTCCAGACGTTCGTCGAGGGTGAGCGCGTCTATGCCGGCTGA
- a CDS encoding alpha/beta hydrolase, which translates to MMDVSFPSAAATIRGRLYAHDEPRPAVVMTHGFSCTAFGMVVDDYAEVLHAAGFAVLLFDHEGFGRSGGEPGVISRWLQLRGYQHAVAFVRSHEAVDASRIALWGDSFSGAVSAALAAMYPAIAALVVQVPACGTSFGEPDPDGSQFMALAEFARSVDPTTARIGDPHPVVALDRADADPLLTDPSAAAWFGEYGMRPGSTWRNTARMASLRAPAPFTMSILAPHIACPSLWVVADDDAMSGAEPGVARDGCAAAGGELLRIEGGHFGLLHERSALFDTVGGAEVEFLHRVLA; encoded by the coding sequence ATGATGGATGTCTCGTTCCCCAGCGCTGCGGCCACGATCCGCGGCCGGCTCTACGCCCACGACGAACCGCGGCCGGCGGTCGTCATGACCCACGGCTTCTCGTGCACGGCGTTCGGCATGGTCGTCGACGACTACGCCGAGGTGTTGCACGCGGCCGGCTTCGCGGTTCTGCTGTTCGACCACGAGGGATTCGGGCGCAGCGGCGGCGAGCCCGGCGTCATCAGCAGATGGCTGCAGCTGCGCGGCTACCAGCATGCGGTCGCGTTCGTCCGGTCGCACGAGGCGGTCGACGCATCGCGGATCGCCCTGTGGGGCGACAGCTTCAGCGGGGCGGTGTCGGCGGCGCTCGCGGCGATGTATCCGGCGATCGCGGCGCTGGTCGTGCAGGTGCCCGCGTGCGGGACGAGCTTCGGAGAGCCGGATCCCGACGGCTCGCAGTTCATGGCGCTGGCGGAGTTCGCGCGGAGCGTCGATCCGACGACGGCCCGCATCGGCGACCCGCATCCCGTCGTCGCACTGGATCGCGCGGACGCGGACCCGCTGCTCACCGACCCGTCGGCGGCCGCCTGGTTCGGCGAGTACGGGATGCGGCCCGGATCGACCTGGCGCAACACGGCGCGCATGGCGTCGCTGCGCGCGCCGGCGCCGTTCACGATGAGCATCCTGGCCCCGCACATCGCATGCCCGTCGCTGTGGGTCGTCGCGGACGACGACGCGATGTCGGGCGCCGAGCCCGGCGTGGCGCGGGATGGGTGCGCCGCCGCAGGCGGCGAGCTCCTGCGCATCGAGGGCGGGCACTTCGGCCTGCTCCACGAGCGGTCGGCCCTGTTCGACACGGTCGGCGGCGCCGAGGTGGAGTTCCTGCACCGCGTTCTCGCGTGA
- a CDS encoding PTS fructose transporter subunit IIABC yields the protein MSNTITPELVSLDVGLGSDKQSVIKSLAERVVAQGRATDADKLFRDAWAREEKDETGLPGGIAIPHAKSAAVTTASLVFARLKPGVDFGAFDGPADLVFLIAAPEHAAEEHLAVLSKLARSLMRDEFTAGLRAAETPADVVAIVDAALSDEPAPAAAAAPPAAAAPAAAAPSAATTATAQDLTVDGRPARIVAVTACATGIAHTFMAADALTAQGKKLGVDLTVEPQGSSGYKAIPQSVIDGADAVIFATDVDVREQQRFSGKPVVRSNVKRGIEQPNEMIHEAVAAANDPHATRVTGAAAAASTAASDANVGWGAKIQRILLTGVSYMIPFVAGGGLLIALGFLLGGYNVSADASKVIVDNALWDLPAGGLGQYLGSVAFMIGATSMNFLVPALAGYIAFAIADRPGIAPGFVAGAVAVLMSSGFIGGIAGGLMAGFVALWFTRLNVPRWLRGLMPVVIIPLIASIVASGILILFLGRPIATLMGWLNTWLNGLAATGAIVVVGVILGLMMCFDLGGPINKVAYAFAVAGLAAGSETNQTPYLIMSAVMCAGMVPPLAMALASTVLARDLFPPVERENGKAAWLLGAAFISEGAIPFAAADPLRVIPACMAGGAVTGGLSMAFGVTSLAPHGGIFVLFAINPIWGFLVALAAGTVVTALLVIALKRWVGRKELEAAEAPFEAVAVTA from the coding sequence GTGTCCAACACCATCACCCCCGAACTCGTCAGTCTCGACGTCGGGCTCGGATCCGACAAGCAGTCGGTCATCAAGTCCCTCGCGGAACGCGTCGTCGCCCAGGGGCGCGCGACGGATGCCGACAAGCTCTTCCGCGACGCCTGGGCGCGCGAGGAGAAGGATGAGACCGGCCTGCCCGGCGGCATCGCCATCCCGCACGCCAAGAGCGCCGCGGTGACGACCGCGTCGCTCGTGTTCGCCCGTCTGAAGCCCGGCGTCGACTTCGGCGCCTTCGACGGCCCCGCCGACCTCGTCTTCCTCATCGCAGCGCCCGAGCACGCGGCCGAGGAGCACCTCGCGGTGCTCTCCAAGCTCGCGCGCAGCCTCATGCGCGACGAGTTCACGGCGGGGCTGCGCGCGGCCGAGACGCCGGCCGACGTCGTCGCGATCGTGGATGCGGCGCTCTCCGACGAGCCGGCTCCCGCAGCTGCCGCCGCTCCCCCAGCAGCCGCCGCTCCGGCCGCCGCAGCACCGTCGGCCGCGACCACTGCCACCGCTCAGGACCTCACGGTGGACGGGCGCCCCGCCCGGATCGTCGCCGTGACGGCCTGCGCGACGGGTATCGCGCACACGTTCATGGCCGCCGACGCGCTGACGGCGCAGGGCAAGAAGCTCGGTGTCGACCTCACCGTCGAGCCCCAGGGCTCGAGCGGCTACAAGGCGATCCCGCAGAGCGTCATCGACGGTGCGGACGCCGTGATCTTCGCGACCGACGTCGACGTGCGCGAACAGCAGCGGTTCTCCGGCAAGCCGGTGGTGCGATCGAATGTCAAACGCGGCATCGAGCAGCCGAACGAGATGATCCACGAGGCCGTCGCGGCGGCCAACGACCCCCACGCGACGCGCGTCACGGGTGCCGCGGCTGCCGCGAGCACGGCGGCGAGCGACGCCAACGTCGGCTGGGGCGCCAAGATCCAGCGGATCCTGCTCACCGGCGTCAGCTACATGATCCCGTTCGTGGCCGGCGGCGGTCTGCTGATCGCGCTCGGCTTCCTCCTCGGCGGGTACAACGTCAGCGCGGATGCCAGCAAGGTCATCGTCGACAATGCGCTCTGGGACCTCCCTGCGGGCGGTCTCGGGCAGTACCTCGGATCTGTCGCATTCATGATCGGCGCGACGTCGATGAACTTCCTCGTGCCTGCCCTCGCCGGATACATCGCATTCGCGATCGCCGACCGGCCGGGCATCGCACCGGGCTTCGTCGCCGGTGCCGTGGCGGTGCTCATGAGCTCCGGCTTCATCGGCGGGATCGCCGGCGGTCTGATGGCCGGATTCGTCGCCCTGTGGTTCACCCGACTCAATGTGCCGCGCTGGCTCCGAGGACTGATGCCAGTGGTGATCATTCCGCTCATCGCCTCGATCGTCGCTTCGGGAATCCTGATCCTGTTCCTCGGGCGCCCGATCGCGACCCTGATGGGGTGGCTGAACACCTGGCTGAACGGCCTGGCCGCCACCGGTGCCATCGTCGTGGTGGGTGTGATCCTCGGCCTCATGATGTGCTTCGACCTCGGCGGCCCCATCAACAAGGTCGCTTACGCCTTCGCGGTCGCCGGTCTCGCCGCCGGCTCGGAGACGAACCAGACGCCGTACCTGATCATGTCGGCCGTCATGTGCGCCGGTATGGTGCCCCCACTCGCGATGGCGCTCGCGTCGACGGTGCTTGCACGCGACCTGTTCCCGCCTGTGGAGCGCGAGAACGGCAAAGCGGCCTGGCTGCTCGGAGCCGCTTTCATCTCCGAGGGCGCGATCCCGTTCGCCGCGGCGGACCCGCTTCGTGTGATCCCCGCCTGCATGGCAGGCGGCGCCGTCACGGGCGGGCTCAGCATGGCGTTTGGTGTGACCTCCCTCGCTCCGCACGGCGGCATCTTCGTGCTCTTCGCGATCAACCCCATCTGGGGCTTCCTCGTGGCGCTCGCGGCCGGTACCGTCGTGACGGCGCTCCTCGTCATCGCCCTGAAGCGCTGGGTCGGTCGCAAGGAGCTCGAAGCGGCCGAGGCGCCGTTCGAAGCCGTCGCCGTGACGGCATGA
- a CDS encoding NAD(P)/FAD-dependent oxidoreductase, with protein MGTTVFERRRPAASVIANSLDGTAHAVFWRDDLPAELLPDRAPLTGRHRADLVIVGGGYTGLWTALLAQKRAPDARIVVVEAQRVGWAASGRNGGFCEASLTHGHENGMARWPKEMPLIDRLGLENLDAIEAAEAEYGMDFHFERTGQLAPAVEAHQVEWLKEWAAEGEEGVVYLDEAEARASVASPTYLAAVWEKNTCGMVHPARLAAELARVAEDLGVAIYERSAVTGIETPDRTGVSVVTDAGRVDASRAVLATNVFPSLIKRNRLMTVPVYDYVLMTEPLSDEQLASIGWRDRQGIGDMANQFHYYRISKDNRILFGGYDAIYHYGRKVRSEYENRPETWEKLAAHFFTTFPQLEGLKFSHQWAGAIDSSTQFTAFFGTARDRRVAYAAGFTGLGVGSTRFAGEVMLDLLDGVSNERTELEMVRRRPLPFPPEPAAAAAVNVVRWSLDRADHNQGKRNLLLKTLDALGLGFDS; from the coding sequence GTGGGCACCACCGTCTTCGAACGACGCCGACCTGCCGCATCCGTCATCGCGAACTCACTGGACGGCACCGCCCACGCGGTGTTCTGGCGCGACGACCTTCCCGCCGAGCTGCTGCCCGATCGGGCGCCGCTGACGGGTCGGCATCGCGCCGATCTCGTGATCGTGGGCGGCGGCTACACCGGCCTGTGGACGGCGCTCCTCGCCCAGAAGCGCGCCCCCGACGCGCGCATCGTCGTGGTCGAGGCGCAGCGCGTCGGGTGGGCCGCCTCCGGCCGCAACGGCGGCTTCTGCGAGGCGAGCCTCACGCACGGCCACGAGAACGGTATGGCCCGCTGGCCGAAGGAGATGCCGCTCATCGACCGGCTCGGGCTCGAGAACCTCGACGCGATCGAGGCGGCCGAGGCCGAGTACGGCATGGACTTCCACTTCGAGCGCACGGGACAGCTGGCCCCGGCCGTCGAGGCGCATCAGGTCGAGTGGCTCAAGGAGTGGGCCGCCGAGGGCGAAGAGGGCGTCGTCTACCTGGACGAGGCTGAGGCCCGGGCATCCGTCGCGTCGCCGACCTACCTCGCCGCCGTGTGGGAGAAGAACACGTGCGGCATGGTCCACCCGGCGCGGCTGGCAGCGGAGCTCGCGCGTGTCGCGGAAGACCTCGGTGTCGCGATCTACGAGCGCTCCGCCGTCACGGGCATCGAGACGCCCGACCGCACCGGCGTCTCGGTGGTGACGGATGCCGGGCGGGTCGACGCATCCCGAGCCGTTCTCGCGACGAACGTGTTCCCGTCGCTCATCAAGCGCAACCGCCTTATGACCGTTCCGGTATACGACTACGTGCTGATGACCGAGCCGCTCTCGGACGAGCAGCTCGCGTCGATCGGCTGGCGCGACCGCCAGGGCATCGGCGACATGGCGAACCAGTTCCACTACTACCGGATCTCGAAGGACAACCGCATCCTGTTCGGCGGGTACGACGCGATCTACCACTACGGTCGCAAGGTCCGCAGCGAGTATGAGAACCGGCCCGAGACCTGGGAGAAGCTGGCCGCGCACTTCTTCACCACGTTCCCCCAGCTCGAGGGCCTGAAGTTCAGCCACCAGTGGGCCGGCGCGATCGACTCGTCCACGCAGTTCACGGCCTTCTTCGGTACGGCGCGCGACCGCCGTGTCGCATATGCCGCGGGGTTCACGGGTCTCGGCGTCGGTTCGACGCGCTTCGCCGGCGAGGTGATGCTCGACCTGCTCGACGGCGTCTCGAACGAGCGCACCGAGCTCGAGATGGTGCGCAGGCGTCCGCTGCCGTTCCCGCCCGAGCCGGCCGCCGCGGCCGCGGTCAACGTGGTGCGCTGGTCGCTCGACCGCGCCGATCACAACCAGGGCAAGCGCAACCTCCTGCTGAAGACGCTCGACGCGCTCGGCCTCGGGTTCGACTCGTGA
- a CDS encoding LacI family DNA-binding transcriptional regulator: MARQRSTIRDVARRAGVSVTTVSHTFSGNGVVNPATQARVRAAASELGYHPDVVASGLRKSRLGVIGLVLRPAVGERPQDLSDVDYFPRFAGAAALTSLEHGYALMLVADPTVSGAPVTAYACDGIVVTDPVADDVLVARLRSSHTPYTLVGADVNDPDDPHVIDIATPAITDRVLDHLTDAGATRLALVNGVDPIEWNAATEQRYRERMREAGREEIVLYAPETEGRAAGVRAADELLALPQRPDGVYCLTSEHARGLVEGLVARGVRVPDDIRVVCGSDADSLRTATPSISSVDLQPEALGRQAAAAVLRQLEPDLDLRVPEPDHGRIILRESTAPASREDRPRQD; this comes from the coding sequence ATGGCCCGGCAGCGCTCGACGATCCGCGACGTGGCCCGCCGGGCGGGTGTCTCGGTGACCACGGTGTCGCACACGTTCTCCGGCAACGGGGTCGTGAATCCGGCGACCCAGGCCCGGGTGCGCGCCGCCGCATCCGAGCTCGGCTACCACCCGGATGTCGTGGCGAGCGGGCTGCGCAAGAGCCGGCTCGGCGTGATCGGGCTCGTGCTGCGACCTGCCGTGGGGGAGCGCCCGCAGGACCTCAGTGACGTCGACTACTTCCCGCGCTTCGCGGGTGCCGCCGCGCTGACGTCGCTGGAGCACGGCTACGCCCTCATGCTCGTCGCCGATCCGACCGTGTCGGGGGCCCCCGTCACGGCCTACGCCTGTGACGGCATCGTCGTGACCGACCCCGTCGCCGACGACGTCCTCGTCGCCCGACTGCGCTCGAGCCACACTCCTTACACCCTCGTCGGGGCCGACGTGAACGACCCGGACGACCCGCACGTCATCGACATCGCCACTCCGGCGATCACGGATCGCGTGCTCGATCATCTGACGGATGCCGGCGCCACGCGTCTGGCGCTCGTGAACGGCGTCGACCCGATCGAGTGGAACGCCGCGACGGAGCAGCGCTACCGCGAGCGGATGCGCGAGGCCGGCCGCGAGGAGATCGTCCTGTACGCCCCGGAGACCGAGGGGCGCGCGGCGGGAGTCCGGGCCGCGGACGAGCTGCTCGCTCTGCCCCAGCGGCCGGACGGCGTCTACTGCCTGACGAGCGAGCACGCCCGTGGTCTCGTCGAAGGGCTGGTCGCTCGGGGAGTGCGGGTTCCCGACGACATCCGCGTCGTGTGCGGGTCGGATGCCGACAGCCTGCGCACGGCGACGCCGTCGATCTCGTCGGTCGACCTGCAGCCGGAGGCGCTCGGTCGGCAGGCGGCCGCCGCGGTGCTGCGCCAGCTCGAGCCCGACCTCGACCTCCGGGTGCCCGAGCCCGACCACGGGCGGATCATCCTCCGCGAGTCCACGGCCCCCGCTTCCCGAGAGGATCGGCCCAGGCAAGACTGA
- a CDS encoding DeoR/GlpR family DNA-binding transcription regulator produces MYATERQKLVEQLLARQGRVAVVELAGRFDVTTETVRRDLDALERQGALVRVHGGAVLPERASTTELTLVERAERRSDDKQAIARRALDVLPEGFSGSIYVDAGTTTAAVAELLPARLAAIHGRADVVTHSLTVASALAGDPDVSLTLIGGRVRGVTAAAVGASTVAAIEGLRPDISFVGTNGVSADFGLSTPDPDEAAVKRAIVRSARRVVVVADSSKQDRDLLTGFASLYEVDVLVTDAAPEPALAHALAAADVEVSLA; encoded by the coding sequence ATGTACGCAACGGAGCGGCAGAAGCTCGTCGAGCAGCTCCTCGCCCGGCAGGGGCGGGTCGCCGTGGTCGAGCTGGCGGGGCGATTCGACGTCACGACCGAGACCGTCCGTCGTGATCTCGATGCCCTCGAGCGGCAGGGTGCGCTCGTCCGCGTGCACGGCGGCGCCGTGCTCCCCGAGCGCGCGAGCACGACCGAGCTGACGCTGGTCGAGCGCGCCGAGCGACGCAGCGACGACAAGCAGGCGATCGCGCGACGCGCCCTCGATGTCCTGCCCGAAGGCTTCTCCGGCTCGATCTACGTGGATGCGGGCACCACCACCGCCGCGGTGGCAGAGCTCCTTCCGGCCAGACTCGCCGCCATCCACGGACGCGCCGACGTCGTCACGCACTCGCTGACCGTCGCATCCGCGCTCGCCGGCGACCCCGACGTGTCGCTCACCCTCATCGGCGGACGCGTGCGCGGCGTCACGGCCGCCGCGGTCGGCGCATCCACCGTCGCGGCGATCGAGGGCCTGCGCCCCGACATCTCGTTCGTCGGCACGAACGGCGTCTCCGCCGACTTCGGCCTCTCGACACCCGACCCGGACGAGGCCGCCGTCAAGCGCGCGATCGTCCGGTCGGCCCGGCGCGTGGTCGTCGTCGCCGACTCGTCGAAGCAGGACCGCGACCTCCTCACGGGATTCGCCTCGCTGTACGAGGTGGACGTGCTCGTGACGGATGCCGCCCCCGAGCCCGCTCTCGCCCATGCCCTCGCCGCTGCCGATGTGGAGGTATCGCTCGCATGA
- a CDS encoding HPr family phosphocarrier protein yields MPERQATIASSSGLHARPAKLFVQAVQQKAVPVTIAVAGGPDLNAGSILSLMGLGAAHGSVVTLKAEGDGADQALDELVVLLETDLDAE; encoded by the coding sequence ATGCCAGAACGTCAAGCCACCATCGCCAGCAGCTCGGGGCTGCACGCCCGGCCGGCGAAGCTCTTCGTGCAGGCCGTGCAGCAGAAGGCGGTCCCGGTCACGATCGCGGTCGCGGGCGGCCCGGACCTCAACGCCGGCAGCATCCTGTCCCTCATGGGACTCGGCGCGGCGCACGGCTCGGTCGTGACGCTCAAGGCCGAGGGCGACGGCGCCGACCAGGCGCTCGACGAACTCGTCGTGCTGCTGGAGACGGATCTCGACGCCGAGTAG
- a CDS encoding LLM class flavin-dependent oxidoreductase, whose protein sequence is MDYGHDLQFGTFITPRNSPPRAPVELARLSERLGYDLVAFQDHPYQPRFHDTWTLLSYVAATTTTIQLAPDVANLPLRQPAVLARAAASLDLLSGGRFNLGLGAGGFWDAIEAMGGRRLTPGQSVDALAEAIEIIHGIWDPDVREPLHGGDLYPVRGAKRGPAPAHRIPIWIGAYRPRMLRLTGRMADGWLPSLGYLQRADLADGNARVDDAATDAGRDPRDVRRLLNISGGEGTEAIAALALEHGFSTFISAGDDPAAAERYAAEVIPAVRQTVASERARG, encoded by the coding sequence ATGGACTACGGCCACGACCTGCAGTTCGGCACGTTCATCACTCCGCGGAACTCTCCGCCGCGGGCGCCCGTCGAGCTCGCGCGGCTGAGCGAGCGCCTCGGCTACGACCTCGTCGCGTTCCAGGATCATCCGTATCAGCCGCGGTTCCACGACACGTGGACGCTGCTGTCGTATGTCGCGGCGACGACGACGACGATCCAGCTCGCGCCGGATGTGGCGAACCTCCCGTTGCGCCAGCCCGCTGTGCTCGCGCGGGCCGCGGCATCCCTCGATCTCCTCTCCGGAGGCCGGTTCAACCTCGGCCTCGGCGCCGGTGGATTCTGGGACGCGATCGAGGCGATGGGCGGGCGCCGGCTGACCCCCGGCCAGTCGGTGGATGCGCTGGCCGAGGCGATCGAGATCATCCACGGGATCTGGGACCCCGACGTGCGTGAGCCGCTGCACGGCGGTGACCTCTACCCGGTGCGCGGCGCGAAGCGCGGTCCGGCGCCGGCGCACCGCATCCCGATCTGGATCGGCGCGTATCGCCCGCGCATGCTGCGCCTCACCGGGCGCATGGCGGACGGCTGGCTGCCGTCGCTCGGCTACCTGCAGCGCGCGGACCTCGCCGACGGCAACGCGCGCGTCGACGACGCGGCGACGGATGCGGGGCGCGACCCCCGAGACGTCCGCCGGCTGCTGAACATCTCCGGCGGCGAGGGCACCGAGGCGATCGCGGCGCTTGCGCTCGAGCACGGCTTCTCGACCTTCATCTCTGCGGGCGACGATCCCGCGGCTGCGGAGCGCTACGCCGCCGAGGTGATTCCGGCGGTCCGGCAGACGGTGGCCTCCGAGCGCGCCCGCGGCTGA